TTTTAAATAGGTATGGAAATTTCGACTGATTAACAttatacattcaggcgttttcTAACAGTATCCACATTCAGAATTTCACACAGCGAAGGCATGAACTCATGCCTATATTCCAATGTATCGTTAATTAATTGGTCAATACAagattgactcttgactctttctGTTTATTTATTGATTCCTACTCTTTCCTATCCACCAGCTGGTACATCCGGAAACCGAACACAACCATAACCACGGACTGACGCTGGAGAACCACAGCGAGTTCGACGACAAACTGCACGGAGGGCACAGCTTCGATTTGGGCCACGCTGGAACGGAACACGTGTCGCATGATTTTGACCATCACGATTTCGAACATCACTACGGCCATGGAGCGGAACACGAGGAGAGCTAGACTGGACCTTCCGGATCGCTTCCGGTCAGAAACATAGCGGGGCTTGGCCAACATCGATTGGCTGTGGAACCCCTAAAACATGTATTCTTGTGATATAGTCAGTTACTCGATAAGTATTGTTTCTTTAATTGTTATCATTGGATTATTTCCATTATTGTTATTGCATGAGCTAGCATGACTACACCCagcttttttctcttatttcgcGCGAAATAGTTAAGTTATAAAAATCGAACTGTTTTTCTTCATTGTCATTTGTTATCCGTATACCAGCAATCACCTTCATATGAAAAGTGATAAATTATTTCACAATCAAAAACATgctttattatttgaaatccgaaattcaacttgaaatttttgacttaTCATCGAAGAGGATGCCATTCGTTTATTTAAACCTATATATCTTTATAAATTCAAGAATCTTTCATCATATgaattagaaaaagtttttttttttatttcttactcttgaactattgattttttcaaatgttgaactttttttttcaaacttttcttaatcaaaatgtttcaaatgttgaacttttttttttcaaacttttcttaataaaaaatttaaaaccttcagaattttcaatttgtatattttggaactttcaaaattttcaatcatgcatagaatatttaaactttttagctttgaaatttgtatgtGTAAACATTGAAACATTTGAGCCTTTTATCTTTGAACTGTTGGATTCTAaacattttactttaaaaatcaaacctacgaaaaatccaaaaagaggAAAACGAAAGTAAGTACATATTACCTATATATAAAATAAcattcaaactttaaaattaaaactgcaTTTCCAGATGTATTATCTATTTCTTAATAGTCATTTTAAACTTCCAATGTgaacataaagaaaaaaaaagtcaagaatatttttcactttttaaacaAGGGTTAGAGAAACTTAAAAACTAAATATCACGTGTTGCAAAGTGTATGAGTGTATGagtaaataaaagtaaaagaaCATTGAgtggaaatttaaaaactaacaatttcaaaattttgcaaattcaatcTGAAATAacaaatcagaaatctgaagaaaaaaaaatgcaatatgcAACCTacaatctgaatcagaaatttgaaatctgaaatccgaaatctgaaatctgaaatctgaaatctgaaatctgaaatctgaaatctgaaatctgaaatctgaaatttgaaatctgaaatttgaaatctgaaatctgaaatctgaaatctgaaatctgaaatctgacatctgaaatctgaaatctgaaatctgaaatctgaaatctaaaatctgaaatctgaaatctgaaatctgaaatctgaaatctgaaatctgaaatctgaaatctgaaatctgaaatctgaaatctgaaatctgaaatctgaaatctgaaatctgaaatctgaaatctgaaatctgaaatctgaaatctgaaatctgaaatctgaaatctgaaatctgaaatctgaaatctgaaatctgaaatctgaaatctgaaatctgaaatctgaaatctgaaatctgaaatctgaaatctgaaatctgaaatctgaaatctggaatctgaaatctgaaatctgaaatctgaatctgaaaactgatatctgaaatctgaaatctgaaatctgaaatctgaaatctgaaatctgaaatctgaatctgaagtctgaaatctgaaatctgaaatctgaaatctgaaatctgaaatctgaaatctgaaatctgaaatctgaaatctgaaatctgaatctgaaaactgatatctgaaatctgaaatctgaaatctgaaatctgaaatctgaaatctgaaacctgaaatctgaaatctgaaatctgaaatctgaatctgaaatctgaatctgaaatctgaatctgaaatctgaatatgaaatctgaatctgaaatctgaatttgaaatctgaaatctttttAAGATAAGTAACCACCGTTTAATTGATTCTTAAATTTTAGGTCCGGCATTTCGGTGAAAGTATTctgcgaggaaaacttattaaagtACACCATAATTTAATCTCATTATTTAGAAGAGGTAGGCCGGAATAGAGTTTACCCTGGGGTGTACGTTAAAAAGTTTACCTCgcaaaatgctctttcgctcttttcaacttCTATAAAAACTTCTTCTAACTATTCTATCCATCTTtaccaattttcaattctaataATTTAGCCAGAGCTAAAATTTACgtatctgaaatcggaatctgaaatttgaatctgaaatctgaatctgaatctgaaaactgaatctcaaatctgaaatctgaatctgaatctgaaatctggatctttaaatctttaaaaccaATCGGAGGTCCGTATTGGTAAATTGAACCATACaactagaataaaaaaatttaattaacaatAATTTACGGGATCatgtatttattatttttatagagTTTCATCAAATATAATCTTACATAATTTTGCCTTGCATGCTCTGCCTAAATGATCATAttatggaataaatattttttgtgttcCCTAAAAATCACacttcaaacatctttatcctGCTTCTTGCGCTCCTTCAATCGTTCCTCCAGACTGTCCAATCGATCGGTCATCGCCTTCAGGGAATCCTTGATACCGGTTTGAATCTCACTGTAACGTTGCATCGCAATCACCAAACTCTCCTCGAGCAATTCGTTGGCCTGTTTCTGTTCGGCCATTGAGCCAGTCATGGTCTTCAACTGGTCGCTAACATCCGGCAGATTCCGAAAGTACTCTGCCCCCAGGGTTGGCTCcaaagctttgattttttgcagcGTTTCGAACGTGCCAGCCAAATCATTGGCCACAGTATTGATGTAAGTTTCCTTCGCCTTGATATCCTGCTTTTCGTCTAGATAGGCGGGATCCAGATAGGTTTCCAGCTCATCGGTTCGCTCGAAAGCCTTCAGAATGTGATCCCGTGGACTGCCTTCCGCCAGATGGCCGGTGCTAGCCGAAGGTAGGAAAGATGCTGCCGAAAGGACTGATTCGGTTAGATTTTCTCCCGACTTCTCGGTGCTACCGGGAGTCGGTCCCAGCAACTCATTCAGATGGTCAATCCTCTTGGCAATCACGTCCAATGAATCCATATTGTTTATGATAACTTAAAACAACATCAAATGAAAATCATGACATCATAGGCATTAAGGCAAGGGGAttggaattcaaatttgaaacttcGAAGAACAGATTTCATATAAATGCAAAATCAACTTACCCGGAAAAATACGGAAAATCCTATGAAAATTCACACCCCTTCAAATAGTTTCCGATGATGTTATGCTTTTTACAGAAATGCTCGCAAATTTACTGATGATGACTACGAATTATGATGACGATGATTCCGAACAACATGACGTTTATGTTTACAATGATTTTTAATGACGATCGAATTTTGGAAAGATTGTGGAGAAGAAAGAGTGGAATTGAAAACTAGAAGCAGTTTTGTTGAAAGTGGAACTAgcgtttcaaatttgtattcaaattgatttttgtttgcaaTAGAAATAACATCTTATGACAATCACAGCCAAATAAATAACATTTACTAATATGtatcaaattataaaataatttcaaattttgaattttctatcCTATGAATTCTTTAATCATTCAAGCGTCGCGGCGCTGTATATTTTTCCGTGTATGAAccactcaagaaaaaaatattgccaGTAAAATCAATAAGTCAATATTTTGATGAAGTTCTATAATGGATATTAGGTAATGAGTAATAGATATTGTCTTCTCCAAATTTTGTGTTCAGCTTCCAAATAcgaaaaaatatagttttatgtaaagccttttttaaattttcatattatgttaaataatttctacctaaatttccaattttgaatCTGTATAAAAATGTTCTAAATCCTGTactctgaattttgaaactgaaatttaagTCTGCATTCTgaaaacctgaatctgaattccgactCAGAATTTCCAATCTAAGCTCAGTATCAGAATTCCTTTACTTAAATAAGAAGAACCAGAGTTAAATTATcgattaaattaaaactttaaaatctgtATTCTGGATGATTGAATCTAcaatcaaaatctgaaattgataaTCTAAATCTGAAAGAGGAagctgaaatctaaatctgcaatctaaaatcttaattcgaaatgtgaatttcaagttcttactcataattttttatttgattgcaAAATCTATATTTCTAATTATAATTTAGGGAAAAATTACTACAATGTGATTTAATTCCTAAGAACAACTAAAtccaaatatgaatttagaattcaaaccTGAATGCTGACTTCGAtctttaaattaacaaaatccgAATTAAAAcctccaaatatttaaaacttttgccTACCAGCCATTTCAAATATTGGCCTCGCGACGCCTCACATATAATCGAAAAGTACgcagcagcgttgccagattgaaaaccgctcaagtccgtagatttcacgaaaatcgaaaaatgtactgttttcggctaaataaaacttgatgaccttttttttttttttggtcgtcaggtagaattttcatttatccgcagaatcccttgaatttattcgataatccgtagaaaatccgtaggaaatgctgaaaatccgtagatttgaAGCaccgatccgtagctccgtagaaatggtcaaaatccgtagaactacggagaaatccgtagatctggcaaggctggtACGCAGCCACTTCGTTGGCGCCGCATCTGTCAAACGCAACGACGGACGGCGTCGTCGTCCTTTCGCGTGCGTCCGTTTTCTTCGTGCGCTTCAGTTCGCGTAGTGCTGTCGTTCGGTTTGGTCGTGTTTTGTCTTTCCCAGTGTAGAGAATCCGCTAAAAACCTGCACGCGTTTCGGACCGGACCTCTCCTTGCGTTTCCCGCCCGCGACATATCGACAAGCTGCAACGGTTTGCGCGACACTGTGTGCGTGTGTTCTTTCTCAGCTCAGCCATCATTACAGCAATCATCAGCGCCGCTGATCGAAGCGAATGGTGTTTTATTGCGTATTGCATGAAAATTTGTCAGCTTGCGGTTTTCTGTGTTTGTGCGCGCTGTTGCCCCCAGTTTCGTGTTTGTGTTTTTGAAAGTGTCTCGATAGATCTTTGGCGAGCGTAGAAAAATATGATGTTATGATGTGATTTTTAAAGGGTGGAAATAGAATTAAAACAAGGAGTACGCCTGATCTCGAAGTTATCGGGTTGAATATGATTGTTGTGCCGGATAAAAAAGTGTAGAGTGAATTGTTTTTTGTGTATTATTGTGATCTGTGGTCTGAACAACCTAGCCATTGAAAAGGTGGGAAGTAATGTGCAGCAATTTGTCGATTGTCCTTTGGCACCAATTCAAACAGCGATGGGAAAGTCAAAGTTTCCCGGCAAACCGTCGCGTTTGGTGAACAAAAAGCGCGTTTCTGTGGTGTCTGGAAatggaagcagcagcagcagtggg
This sequence is a window from Uranotaenia lowii strain MFRU-FL chromosome 3, ASM2978415v1, whole genome shotgun sequence. Protein-coding genes within it:
- the LOC129756895 gene encoding uncharacterized protein LOC129756895, with translation MDSLDVIAKRIDHLNELLGPTPGSTEKSGENLTESVLSAASFLPSASTGHLAEGSPRDHILKAFERTDELETYLDPAYLDEKQDIKAKETYINTVANDLAGTFETLQKIKALEPTLGAEYFRNLPDVSDQLKTMTGSMAEQKQANELLEESLVIAMQRYSEIQTGIKDSLKAMTDRLDSLEERLKERKKQDKDV